The following proteins come from a genomic window of Corallococcus sp. NCRR:
- a CDS encoding 3-deoxy-7-phosphoheptulonate synthase class II codes for MTNSSWSPSSWRAKPVRYIPDDYPDPSALARVEAELARLPPLVHAEETRRLREALGQVAEGKAFLLQGGDCAESFKEFSARNVRDTFQLLLQMAGVLTFAGGCPVVKVGRIAGQFAKPRSNATETVNGVTLPSYRGDIINGMDFDARERTPDPQRLLRAYHQSAETLQLVRAFAREGYTDLTRLLGHRPESEGAVRPVDFFTSHEALLLNVEQAMTRVDEATGGWYDTSAHMLWIGERTRQLDGGHVEFMRGIQNPIGLKCGPTMEPDDLVRLIDTLNPQGLPGKLTLIGRFGSDQVAARLPRLMAATRRHGSPVVWSIDPMHGNTHKASNGYKTRSLERILAEVMGFLQVAAAEGVHPGGLHLEMTGQDVTECLGGPLDVSEDDLSDRYHTHCDPRLNADQSLQLAFRVADGLHTTVRTPQDRAA; via the coding sequence GTGACGAACTCCTCCTGGTCCCCCTCCTCCTGGCGGGCGAAACCGGTCCGCTACATCCCCGACGACTACCCGGACCCGTCCGCCCTGGCGCGCGTGGAGGCGGAGTTGGCGCGCCTGCCGCCGCTCGTGCACGCCGAGGAGACCCGCCGTCTGCGCGAAGCCCTGGGACAGGTGGCCGAGGGCAAAGCCTTCCTGCTCCAGGGCGGCGACTGCGCGGAGAGCTTCAAGGAGTTCTCCGCGCGGAACGTGCGCGACACCTTCCAGTTGCTGCTCCAGATGGCGGGCGTGCTCACGTTCGCGGGTGGCTGCCCGGTGGTGAAGGTGGGCCGCATCGCCGGCCAGTTCGCCAAGCCGCGCTCCAACGCCACGGAGACCGTCAACGGCGTCACCCTGCCCAGCTACCGCGGCGACATCATCAACGGCATGGACTTCGACGCGCGCGAGCGCACACCGGATCCCCAGCGCCTGCTGCGCGCGTACCACCAGTCCGCGGAGACGCTGCAACTGGTGCGGGCCTTCGCGCGCGAGGGCTACACGGACCTGACCCGCCTCCTGGGCCACCGGCCGGAGTCCGAAGGCGCCGTGCGCCCGGTGGACTTCTTCACCAGCCACGAGGCCCTGCTCCTCAACGTCGAACAGGCCATGACCCGCGTCGATGAGGCGACGGGCGGCTGGTACGACACGTCCGCGCACATGCTCTGGATTGGCGAGCGCACCCGCCAACTGGACGGCGGCCACGTGGAGTTCATGCGCGGCATCCAGAACCCCATCGGGCTCAAGTGCGGTCCCACGATGGAGCCGGACGACCTGGTCCGCCTCATCGACACGCTCAACCCCCAGGGCCTCCCCGGAAAGCTCACGCTCATCGGGCGCTTCGGTTCGGATCAGGTCGCCGCGCGCCTGCCCCGGCTGATGGCCGCCACCCGGCGCCACGGCAGCCCCGTGGTGTGGTCCATCGACCCGATGCACGGCAACACGCACAAGGCCAGCAACGGCTACAAGACGCGCTCGCTGGAGCGGATCCTCGCGGAGGTGATGGGCTTCCTCCAGGTCGCCGCCGCCGAGGGCGTGCACCCCGGTGGCCTCCACCTGGAGATGACCGGTCAGGACGTCACCGAGTGCCTGGGCGGCCCGCTGGACGTGTCCGAGGACGACCTCTCCGACCGCTACCACACGCACTGTGATCCGCGCCTCAACGCAGACCAATCCCTCCAGCTCGCGTTCCGCGTCGCGGACGGCCTCCACACCACGGTGCGCACCCCTCAGGACCGCGCTGCCTGA
- the mxcG gene encoding myxochelin non-ribosomal peptide synthetase MxcG, with protein MLPPSQDHRPLTAAQHGIWVGQQLDLKSPVYNAGECIELRGAVDPVRFESALRKAVADADALHSRFVAGAEGPVQRIDAGTDWTLQHVDLSGEADPWAAAREWMWRDLGRTVDLGTGPLFAQALLTVGPERSFWFQRIHHIAMDGYGFSLLARRVAELYTAEVTGKAAPAGFNRLGPVLEEDVAYWSGAQFEKDRDFWVKRFEDAPVPPLLAEAAPMSSRFLRRSEHLRPELMAALQAGAKQAGVSWSDLVLAVTAIYLHQRTGAPEAVLGLPVMGRLGSASLRVPCMAMNIVPLRVSVRPDAGLYALARDVAAEMKAARPHLRYRYEQLRRDLRLVGGQRKLFGPVVNIMPFDYALDFAGVPGTAHNISAGPVEDLSFGFHARSGGTALRVDLDANPSCYTEAALKEHQRGFLQLLESLLAQPEQPVRRSATGEVGSVLDGGPVPPVRPVLELLKAQAEVRPDAVALEHGRWRMTYRELVTASQALASRLVEAGVRPDTAVAVKVPRGIDAIVSSLGILFAGAGYLPIDPTGPATRNAAILQDARPAVMVVSERPLPDTDPTAPGGLVVQRLDQAATSAPDSTEPASAAAPAAQRPGARDAEAASSAEVRLAYVIYTSGSTGQPNGVQISHGALAHFVASATQRYRVGPEDRVLQFAPLHFDASVEEIFVTLCAGGRLVLRTDEMLQSVPRLMEACAEAGITLLDLPTAFWHELAYSLSTGAARLPDALRTVIIGGEAALPERIVRWKDVADDRVRLLNTYGPTEATVVATVAEIAGPDALPSSDEVPIGRPLPGVIAAVVTPQGRLAAPGKEGELCLMGGALARGYLGRPELDAARFTRLDAVEGTPRAYRTGDKVRVREDGQLVFVGRVDDEFKISGHRIDPAEVETVLLKYPGIREAAVVGQVLPGGSRRLCAHLVASPEPSPAELRKHLLAALPAPMVPGAFAFAERLPRTSTGKIDRKALQNATPADESAALLASATPMERTVLEVWEQVLGRAATSLQDDFFELGGQSLQSIQVANRLGIAVGRDVPVATVFKHPTVSGLAQALQGGSTGGAEAGGLTAAMLADAELGEDIVPSTTGEAWAREPSRQDYRQVLLTGATGFVGAHLLHQLLTRTDARIICPVRAKDEAQAMERLRSALTGQKLPLNGLEARVLALPADLSQPLLGLDATRFHGLAAECDAVIHNAAVVSVVREYGSLQGVNVRGTRELLKLAAAVRPKPFHYVSTLAVAPQANLSPDVPEAFVPAHPGLRDGYQQSKWIAERLVQQASERGLPATVYRLGRVVGAPDTALVNTQDLVWRIVLAGLPVRALPLLDVGEVWTPVDFVASAIVQLSRASHPGAVFNVTPAAEVRLSELFGWVRDYGYPLDLCHVPEWRDRVAKGSGGHDATLAFFDLRSGDSTPAFGLGPIRCERLLAALEGTGVRCPPTDRTLLYRYLDSCVAQGILPPKVTALP; from the coding sequence ATGCTTCCCCCATCCCAGGACCACCGCCCGCTGACCGCGGCCCAGCACGGCATCTGGGTGGGGCAACAGCTCGACCTGAAGAGCCCCGTCTACAACGCCGGGGAGTGCATCGAGCTCCGCGGCGCCGTGGACCCCGTGCGCTTCGAGTCCGCCCTGCGCAAGGCGGTGGCGGACGCGGACGCGCTGCACTCGCGCTTCGTCGCGGGCGCGGAGGGTCCGGTCCAGCGCATCGACGCGGGGACGGACTGGACGCTCCAGCACGTGGACCTGAGCGGCGAGGCCGATCCCTGGGCCGCCGCGCGGGAGTGGATGTGGAGGGACCTGGGCCGCACGGTGGACCTGGGCACTGGCCCGCTGTTCGCGCAGGCGCTGCTCACCGTGGGGCCGGAGCGGTCCTTCTGGTTTCAGCGCATCCACCACATCGCCATGGATGGCTATGGTTTCTCGCTGCTCGCCCGGCGGGTGGCGGAGCTCTACACGGCGGAGGTGACGGGCAAGGCCGCGCCGGCGGGGTTCAACCGGCTGGGCCCCGTGCTGGAAGAGGACGTCGCGTACTGGAGCGGCGCCCAGTTTGAGAAGGACCGCGACTTCTGGGTGAAGCGCTTCGAGGACGCGCCGGTGCCTCCGCTGCTCGCGGAGGCGGCCCCCATGTCGTCGCGCTTCCTGCGGCGGTCGGAGCACCTGCGGCCGGAGTTGATGGCGGCGCTGCAGGCGGGCGCGAAGCAGGCGGGCGTGAGCTGGTCCGACCTGGTGCTGGCCGTGACGGCCATCTACCTGCACCAGCGCACGGGCGCGCCGGAGGCCGTGCTGGGCCTGCCGGTGATGGGCCGGCTGGGTTCGGCGTCGCTGCGCGTGCCGTGCATGGCCATGAACATCGTTCCGCTGCGCGTCTCCGTAAGGCCGGACGCGGGGCTGTACGCGCTGGCTCGCGACGTGGCGGCGGAGATGAAGGCCGCGCGTCCGCACCTGCGCTACCGCTACGAGCAGCTGCGGCGCGACCTGCGCCTCGTGGGTGGACAGCGCAAGCTGTTCGGCCCCGTCGTCAACATCATGCCGTTCGACTACGCCCTGGACTTCGCGGGCGTGCCGGGCACGGCGCACAACATCTCCGCGGGTCCGGTGGAGGACCTGTCCTTCGGCTTCCATGCGCGGTCGGGTGGAACGGCCCTGCGCGTGGATCTGGACGCGAATCCCTCCTGCTACACGGAGGCCGCGCTCAAGGAACACCAGCGCGGGTTCCTCCAGTTGCTGGAGTCGTTGCTGGCTCAGCCGGAGCAGCCGGTGCGGCGTTCCGCGACGGGCGAGGTTGGCTCCGTCCTGGATGGCGGACCGGTGCCGCCGGTGCGCCCGGTGCTGGAGCTGCTGAAGGCCCAGGCCGAGGTCCGTCCGGACGCGGTCGCGCTGGAGCACGGCCGCTGGCGGATGACCTACCGCGAGCTGGTGACGGCGTCGCAGGCGCTGGCTTCGCGGTTGGTTGAAGCGGGCGTGCGGCCCGACACGGCGGTGGCGGTGAAGGTGCCCCGGGGCATCGACGCCATCGTGTCCAGCCTGGGCATCCTGTTCGCGGGCGCGGGTTACCTGCCCATCGACCCGACCGGACCGGCCACGCGCAACGCGGCCATCCTCCAGGACGCGCGGCCCGCCGTGATGGTGGTGTCCGAGCGCCCCTTGCCCGACACGGATCCAACCGCGCCGGGTGGGCTCGTCGTGCAGCGGCTGGACCAGGCCGCCACCTCGGCGCCGGATTCGACGGAGCCTGCCAGCGCGGCGGCTCCAGCTGCCCAACGGCCAGGTGCACGCGATGCGGAAGCCGCGTCGAGCGCCGAGGTCCGGCTCGCTTACGTCATCTACACATCTGGCTCCACGGGGCAGCCCAACGGCGTGCAGATTTCGCACGGGGCGCTGGCCCACTTCGTCGCGAGCGCGACGCAGCGCTACCGCGTCGGTCCCGAGGACCGGGTCCTCCAGTTCGCTCCGCTCCACTTCGACGCGAGCGTGGAGGAGATCTTCGTCACGCTGTGCGCGGGCGGGCGGCTGGTGCTGCGCACGGACGAGATGCTCCAGTCGGTGCCGCGCCTCATGGAGGCCTGCGCCGAAGCGGGCATCACCCTGCTCGACCTGCCCACCGCCTTCTGGCACGAGCTGGCCTACAGCCTGTCCACCGGCGCTGCCCGGCTGCCCGACGCGCTTCGCACCGTCATCATCGGCGGCGAGGCGGCGCTGCCGGAGCGCATCGTCCGCTGGAAGGACGTCGCCGACGACCGCGTGCGCCTGCTCAACACCTACGGCCCCACCGAGGCCACCGTCGTCGCCACCGTCGCGGAGATCGCGGGGCCGGACGCCCTGCCCTCCAGTGACGAGGTCCCCATCGGCCGCCCGCTGCCCGGTGTCATCGCCGCGGTCGTCACGCCGCAAGGACGGCTGGCCGCCCCCGGCAAGGAGGGCGAGCTGTGCCTCATGGGCGGCGCGCTCGCTCGCGGCTACCTGGGCCGCCCGGAGCTGGATGCCGCCCGCTTCACCCGCCTGGACGCGGTGGAGGGAACGCCCCGCGCCTACCGCACCGGCGACAAGGTGCGCGTGCGCGAAGACGGCCAGCTGGTGTTCGTGGGCCGCGTGGACGATGAGTTCAAGATCAGCGGCCACCGCATCGACCCGGCTGAAGTCGAAACCGTGTTGCTGAAGTACCCCGGTATCCGCGAGGCCGCCGTCGTCGGACAGGTGCTGCCGGGCGGCTCCCGCCGGCTGTGCGCGCACCTGGTGGCCTCGCCCGAGCCGTCGCCCGCGGAGCTGCGCAAGCACCTGCTCGCGGCGCTGCCCGCCCCCATGGTGCCCGGCGCCTTCGCCTTCGCGGAGCGGCTGCCGCGCACCAGCACCGGGAAGATCGACCGCAAGGCCCTCCAGAACGCGACGCCCGCGGACGAGAGCGCCGCGCTGCTCGCCTCCGCGACCCCCATGGAGCGCACGGTGCTGGAGGTCTGGGAGCAGGTGCTGGGCCGCGCCGCCACGTCGCTCCAGGACGACTTCTTCGAGCTGGGCGGCCAGTCCCTCCAGAGCATCCAGGTGGCCAACCGCCTGGGCATCGCCGTGGGCCGCGACGTCCCCGTGGCCACCGTCTTCAAGCACCCCACCGTGTCCGGCCTCGCCCAGGCGCTCCAGGGAGGAAGCACGGGCGGCGCGGAGGCTGGCGGCCTCACCGCCGCGATGCTCGCGGACGCGGAGCTCGGCGAGGACATCGTCCCCTCCACGACGGGCGAGGCCTGGGCGCGCGAGCCGTCGCGCCAGGACTACCGCCAGGTGCTGCTCACGGGTGCCACCGGCTTCGTCGGCGCGCACCTGCTCCACCAACTCCTGACCCGAACGGACGCGCGCATCATCTGCCCCGTGCGCGCGAAGGACGAGGCGCAGGCGATGGAGCGGCTGCGCTCGGCGCTGACCGGCCAGAAGCTGCCCCTGAACGGACTGGAGGCGCGGGTGCTCGCGCTTCCGGCGGACCTCTCCCAGCCCCTGCTGGGCCTGGACGCCACGCGCTTCCACGGGCTCGCGGCCGAGTGCGACGCGGTCATCCACAACGCCGCCGTGGTCAGCGTGGTACGCGAGTACGGCAGCCTCCAGGGCGTCAACGTGCGCGGCACGCGCGAGCTGCTCAAGCTGGCCGCCGCCGTCCGCCCCAAGCCCTTCCACTACGTGTCCACGCTGGCGGTGGCGCCCCAGGCGAACCTGTCCCCGGACGTGCCGGAGGCCTTCGTCCCCGCGCACCCGGGCCTTCGCGACGGCTACCAGCAGAGCAAGTGGATCGCGGAGCGGCTGGTGCAACAGGCCTCCGAGCGCGGCCTGCCCGCGACGGTGTACCGCCTGGGCCGCGTGGTGGGCGCTCCGGACACCGCGCTCGTCAACACGCAGGACCTGGTGTGGCGCATCGTGCTCGCGGGCCTGCCCGTGCGCGCCCTGCCGCTCCTGGACGTGGGCGAGGTCTGGACGCCGGTGGACTTCGTGGCCAGCGCCATCGTCCAGCTCTCTCGCGCGTCGCATCCGGGCGCGGTGTTCAACGTGACGCCCGCCGCGGAGGTGCGCCTGTCGGAGCTCTTCGGCTGGGTGCGCGACTACGGCTACCCGCTGGACTTGTGCCACGTGCCGGAGTGGCGCGACCGCGTCGCGAAGGGCTCCGGCGGCCACGACGCCACGCTCGCGTTCTTCGACTTGCGCAGCGGGGACTCCACTCCGGCCTTCGGCCTGGGCCCCATCCGCTGTGAGCGGTTGTTGGCCGCGCTGGAGGGCACCGGCGTCCGCTGCCCTCCCACGGACCGGACCCTCCTCTACCGATACCTCGACTCCTGCGTCGCGCAGGGAATCCTGCCCCCGAAAGTGACGGCGCTCCCGTGA
- a CDS encoding isochorismatase family protein has protein sequence MALPAIAPYSMPGAADLPRNKLAWTPEPQRCVLLIHDMQRYFVDAFTQGQSPVTDLVANIQRLREHAVKLGIPVIYSAQPGDQTPEQRGLQLEFWGPGVRAGPKQQIIDELTPAQGDTVLTKWRYSAFRNTRLMDLMREHGRDQLIICGIYAHIGCLQTASDGSMSEIRPFLVADAVADFSLEKHQMALEYASKLVAFVTTTQQLMDAMPVQSAGAAVDRDQLRADVAELLMESASAIGEDDNLLERGMDSIRLMSLVERWRQGGTEVSFVELAEKPTLTDWYALLAAKQPVAMAPGARVS, from the coding sequence ATGGCACTGCCTGCCATTGCCCCCTACTCCATGCCCGGCGCGGCGGACCTGCCCCGGAACAAGCTCGCCTGGACGCCGGAGCCCCAGCGCTGCGTCCTGCTCATCCACGACATGCAGCGCTACTTCGTGGACGCCTTCACCCAGGGGCAGTCCCCGGTGACGGACCTGGTGGCCAACATCCAGCGCCTGCGCGAGCACGCGGTGAAGCTGGGCATCCCCGTCATCTACTCCGCGCAGCCGGGAGACCAGACGCCGGAGCAGCGCGGCCTCCAACTGGAGTTCTGGGGCCCCGGCGTCCGCGCCGGCCCGAAGCAGCAGATCATCGACGAGCTCACCCCGGCCCAGGGCGACACCGTCCTCACCAAGTGGCGCTACAGCGCGTTCCGCAACACGCGCCTGATGGACCTGATGCGCGAGCACGGGCGCGACCAGCTCATCATCTGCGGCATCTACGCGCACATCGGCTGCCTGCAGACGGCCAGCGATGGCTCCATGAGTGAGATCCGCCCCTTCCTCGTCGCGGACGCCGTCGCGGACTTCTCGCTGGAGAAGCACCAGATGGCGCTGGAGTACGCCTCGAAGCTCGTGGCGTTCGTCACCACCACGCAGCAGCTCATGGACGCGATGCCGGTTCAGTCGGCCGGCGCGGCGGTGGACCGCGATCAGCTTCGCGCGGACGTGGCGGAGCTGCTGATGGAGTCCGCGTCCGCGATTGGCGAGGACGACAACCTGCTCGAGCGCGGCATGGACTCCATCCGCCTGATGAGCTTGGTGGAGCGCTGGCGGCAGGGAGGCACGGAGGTGTCCTTCGTGGAGCTCGCGGAGAAGCCGACGCTCACCGACTGGTACGCGCTGCTCGCCGCGAAGCAGCCTGTCGCGATGGCCCCTGGCGCTCGCGTCTCTTGA